The Cryptococcus deuterogattii R265 chromosome 3, complete sequence genome has a segment encoding these proteins:
- a CDS encoding guanosine-diphosphatase yields MPARSFTSSADISLSPSIETSTSDSLPSLLSSLRHRPSGRISKTPTSPKSFASAMFSARKYTPLPTSANGPSRKRTGAGLTAWKRWALLATVAVALVFLVFGRSGGGSEEQIYNEENTYTPSLDEDVVEGDAIDYSSPPFRPEDSGVAQPLDHEDGDDGVLNALPFGDTSNPHDPTSNEAQDASEAEGDFTEVTDEESSSEEQSPYPGSFEEDPDPTSTTACTEPISSDKPLVQYALTIDAGSTGSRIHVYKFHNCGPSPQLEYETFMAVNPGLSAYARDPTAAAASLDPLLEEAYRVVPENLRKCTPVEVKATAGLRLLGQQESVAILDEVRNRLETNWDFTVNGDRAVEIMDGKDEGVYAWITANYLLNKIGEGADSDDTLAVMDLGGASTQIVFEPKFPADSDQALVEGEHKYELNFGGKDFTLYQHSYLGYGLMRARRSVHNLVAFTWSFGQGEVEWENLSEDIEVPNPCLSKGMTRRVALDPPGRPTVNVTMHGGNGNFEACNRIVELVMAKDAICEVKPCSFNGVYQPSLLDTFPRGQLLALSYFTDRIKPLHPSSSTLSISELTSMAKDVCAGPDAWADRWGSDPVAMEELAGRPEYCLDLTFMNALLGLGYELSPERELIVEKKLRGVELGWALGAGLALVEKAELTCTA; encoded by the exons ATGCCTGCACGCTCATTCACTTCTTCCGCCGatatctctctctccccgTCGATAGAGACATCCACATCAGACTCTCTGCCCTCTCTCTTGTCGTCTCTCAGACACAGACCGTCAGGTAGAATCTCGAAAACCCCAACTTCACCAAAATCTTTCGCGAGCGCAATGTTCTCCGCGCGCAAGTACACTCCATTGCCTACTAGTGCCAATGGCCCTTCAAGGAAACGCACTGGTGCTGGTTTGACAgcatggaagagatgggcTTTACTCGCCACTGTCGCGGTGGCCCTTGTCTTTTTGGTGTTTGGCCGCTCTGGAGGTGGATCTGAAGAACAGATCTACAATGAAGAAA ACACGTACACTCCCTCGCTGGACGAGGACGTCGTAGAAGGCGACGCAATCGACTACAgctctcctcctttccgTCCTGAAGACTCTGGTGTGGCTCAGCCTTTGGACCATGAAGACGGAGATGACGGTGTACTTAacgctcttccttttggcGACACTTCCAACCCTCACGACCCTACCTCTAACGAAGCCCAGGATGCTTCTGAAGCTGAGGGGGACTTCACCGAGGTCACCGACGAggagtcttcttctgaggAGCAATCTCCTTACCCTGGGTCCTTCGAGGAAGACCCCGACCCCACTTCCACTACCGCTTGTACCGAGcccatctcttctgacAAGCCTCTTGTACAGTACGCTCTTACCATTGACGCTGGTTCCACCGGTTCAAGAATTCATGTCTACAAATTCCACAACTGtggtccttctcctcagctCGAGTACGAGACGTTCATGGCTGTCAATCCCGGACTCTCTGCCTACGCCCGTGACCCTactgctgccgctgcttCTCTTGATCCTTTGCTCGAGGAGGCTTACAGAGTCGTTCCCGAGAACTTGCGAAAGTGTACACCTGTCGAGGTCAAGGCTACTGCTGGTTTGAGGTTGCTCGGCCAGCAGGAAAGCGTGGCTATCCTTGATGAAGTTAGGAACAGGCTCGAGACCAACTGGGACTTTACTGTCAATGGCGACAGGGCCGTCGAGATCATGGACGGCAAGGATGAGG GTGTCTACGCTTGGATCACCGCCAACTATCTCCTCAACAAGATTGGTGAAGGGGCCGATTCTGACGACACGCTTGCCGTCATGGACCTCGGTGGTGCTTCCACTCAAATTGTCTTTGAACCCAAGTTCCCTGCCGACTCTGACCAGGCTCTTGTCGAGGGCGAGCACAAGTACGAACTCAACTTTGGCGGCAAGGACTTTACCCTCTACCAGCACTCTTACCTCGGCTATGGTCTCATGCGCGCCAGGAGAAGTGTGCACAACCTTGTTGCTTTCACCTGGAGCTTTGGCCAGGGTGAAGTCGAGTGGGAGAACTTGAGTGAGGACATTGAAGTGCCCAACCCTTGTTTGTCTAAGGGTATGACTCGAAGAGTCGCGCTTGACCCCCCTGGAAGGCCGACTGTTAATGTCACCATGCACGGTGGTAACGGTAACTTTGAGGCTTGTAACAGGATTGTCGAGTTGGTCATGGCCAAGGATGC TATCTGTGAAGTCAAGCCTTGCTCTTTCAACGGTGTTTACCAACCTTCCCTTCTCGATACTTTCCCCCGTGGTCAActcctcgccctttccTACTTTACCGACCGTATCAAGCCTCttcacccctcttcctccaccctctccatctctgaGCTCACCTCTATGGCCAAGGACGTCTGCGCCGGTCCCGATGCCTGGGCTGACCGATGGGGTAGCGACCCAGTCGCGATGGAAGAACTTGCGGGTAGGCCCGAGTACTGTCTCGACTTGACCTTTATGAACGCCTTGCTCGGTCTCGGATACGAGCTCTCACCCGAGAGGGAGTTGATAGTAGAGAAGAAATTGAGGGGTGTAGAGCTTGGCTGGGCGTTGGGTGCCGGTTTGGcgttggtggagaaggctgagTTGACTTGTACTGCGTaa
- a CDS encoding leucine carboxyl methyltransferase 1 has translation MLPPNLPPRRESPSPSKNPSSDSDDAIRLTDDDAASSRLSAAQVGYLQDPFASLLYKAPMSQPGGFGPQGGIRARKPPLINVGTHHRTWGIDLLLDRFLQSGGKQVVSLGAGSDTRFWRLMSRATPPDLAKYVEIDFPHLTSPKAQRIARHRKLYQYLDNSSDPSSTAPTMPPPGQHSYKVSKGGTQLSSPLYTLIPLDLRPSPCEPTSSISSILSDHVLPQLDPSLPTLFLAECLFPYMPPEDSKQIIKWFGETFGSCMGVVYEMVGLDDSFGNVMRRNLAVRNLSIPGSIFSTPESQAERFTSPVLEGGKFDNAGAKTLWQIREEDVGPEELQRISKLEILDEIEELRLVLDHYVIAWGTKGETMSSISL, from the exons ATGTTACCCCCAAACTTGCCTCCTCGCAGAGAGTCACCTTCCCCCTCAAAAAACCCTTCATCGGATTCAGACGATGCTATCCGTCTTACCGATGACGATGCCGCTTCCTCTCGTCT TTCGGCAGCGCAGGTTGGGTATCTTCAAGACCCATTCGCGTCTTTATTGTACAAAGCACCAATGTCACAGCCTGGCGGATTCGGACCGCAAGGTGGTATCAGAGCTCGAAAGCCACCTCTGATCAACGTTGGTACACATCACCGGACATGGGGCATcgacctccttctcgatcGGTTCTTGCAGAGTGGTGGGAAGCAGGTTGTCAGCCTTGGTGCGGGGAGTGACACCCGGTTTTGGAGATTAATG TCTAGAGCCACGCCGCCGGATCTAGCGAAATACGTAGAGATTGATTTCCCGCACCTTACATCTCCTAAGGCACAACGCATCGCTCGGCATCGCAAGCTGTACCAGTACCTTGACAACTCTTCAGATCCGTCGTCAACGGCACCTACGATGCCGCCTCCCGGACAGCACTCATACAAAGTCTCAAAAGGCGGCACACAACTGTCCTCTCCACTCTATACGCTCATCCCTCTTGACCTCCGCCCCTCGCCTTGCGAaccaacctcttccatatcctccaTTCTTTCGGACCATGTTCTTCCCCAACTGGATCCTAGTCTCCCAacgctcttcctcgccgAGTGTCTTTTTCCATACATGCCGCCAGAGGATTCAAAACAAATTATAAAGTGGTTTGGAGAGACATTTGGGAGTTGCATGGGCGTGGTTTATGAGATGGTTGGGCTGGATGATAGTTTTGGAAACGTAATGAGGAGAAATTTAGCG GTGCGCAACCTATCGATTCCCGGATCCATATTCTCAACTCCGGAATCGCAAGCTGAAAGGTTCACATCCCCTGTCCTTGAGGGTGGTAAATTTGATAACGCAGGTGCAAAAACACTATGGCAGATTAGGGAGGAAGACGTCGGTCCCGAGGAACTGCAACG TATATCAAAATTGGAGATTCTcgatgagattgaagagttGCGGTTGGTTCTTGACCATTATGTGATTGCCTGGGGGACAAAGGGCGAAACAATGAGTTCCATATCTCTGTAA